From Vigna angularis cultivar LongXiaoDou No.4 chromosome 11, ASM1680809v1, whole genome shotgun sequence:
GATGATGATCCTGCATGTGGATGAAAGCATGGCAACTTGTTCTGACACTGAAGGCCATATGTCCTTGCAGTAGAAAGCAAACCAGCATCCCCTTCTTTCAGAATGTAAGAGTTACACTGCTTCTGAAAGGGGAAAGCACCCAATTCACTGTCTATTTTCCCCTTTAGGTGTGCCAAAATGCTCCTCAACCTTGCCAATTCTGCTTCAAGAAGTGCCTGCCCTTGTAGTTTTCTCGCTAGTTGCTGATTCACCAAACGCAATTTCTTAACTTCCTCCTCCAAGTATGCTGTGTGtgccttcttcttctccctatACTTCCTAACTGCTTCTCGGTTGCCAGAAGGCCTTTTTGATTTGGAGTTGGTGTGCTCCTTGTGGTCATCATCTTCAGGTTCAAAAATTTGGGTGTGAGTGTGATagcatgtgtgtgtgtgagcaGCATCAGGGCCAGGTGGGTTGCAAGTGTGAGTGTGGGTGCATGTTCTGCTGCTACTCCTACATAATTCAGGAACTGTGTTCACTGATGCTGAAGCCTGAAAACTGCTAGATGACTCTGGATTCAAAAATAGAACATTATTTGAAAGCTTATCAGAAAGCTCAGCATTTCCATCATCCATGTGTTCTTTCTGCACCCCAAACGAATAAACAGCAGCAGTCTCTCAACAAAATGGTGCGTCTgcaacatccatttgaaattaACTACCACTATGAcatgaaaatgaaatagaaCACAGAAAACCTTCCCAATATATTATGTAAAA
This genomic window contains:
- the LOC108333172 gene encoding basic leucine zipper 24, which codes for MDDGNAELSDKLSNNVLFLNPESSSSFQASASVNTVPELCRSSSRTCTHTHTCNPPGPDAAHTHTCYHTHTQIFEPEDDDHKEHTNSKSKRPSGNREAVRKYREKKKAHTAYLEEEVKKLRLVNQQLARKLQGQALLEAELARLRSILAHLKGKIDSELGAFPFQKQCNSYILKEGDAGLLSTARTYGLQCQNKLPCFHPHAGSSSQVNICAYGKSVSPWEGNCQPEIVDCHVDANNLTSTEGQTVETVDNFLSSASQE